The following coding sequences are from one Cenarchaeum symbiosum A window:
- a CDS encoding 5-methyltetrahydrofolate--homocysteine S-methyltransferase (COG5012): protein MYRIGELWVDGKLGIGEEHVASNVARELVTSVSRKGRRRGRQARVLICTPSGEEHSLSCHVLQSFLQSRGFDVSNISPSAPAETVLYHIEKEKPDIVMISITLGENVPAGQRLISSIRSASDVPVLVGGQQVSGGQKFKGATACSEPLERVPGLVRGLLRPN, encoded by the coding sequence ATGTATAGAATAGGGGAGCTCTGGGTGGATGGAAAGCTGGGCATAGGCGAGGAGCATGTGGCAAGCAACGTGGCAAGGGAGCTTGTCACATCCGTATCGCGCAAGGGGCGGCGCCGGGGACGGCAGGCCAGGGTGCTTATCTGCACCCCGTCAGGCGAGGAGCACTCGCTGTCCTGCCATGTGCTGCAGTCGTTTTTGCAAAGCAGGGGCTTTGATGTATCCAACATATCGCCGTCTGCCCCCGCCGAGACCGTTCTATACCATATCGAAAAAGAAAAACCGGATATCGTCATGATATCGATAACCCTCGGCGAGAACGTCCCGGCGGGACAGAGGCTCATATCGTCCATACGGTCTGCATCTGACGTCCCCGTACTGGTCGGGGGCCAGCAGGTATCCGGCGGGCAGAAATTCAAGGGTGCCACAGCCTGCAGCGAGCCTCTCGAGAGGGTCCCGGGGCTGGTAAGGGGCCTGCTCAGGCCAAACTAA